A window of Carassius carassius chromosome 44, fCarCar2.1, whole genome shotgun sequence contains these coding sequences:
- the srsf11 gene encoding serine/arginine-rich splicing factor 11 isoform X2, protein MGGVHLGGLGGPNLDPMAALAMAAPNINTQSLSAEQLMKLMASIDPKLNHFAAGLSLNPGLKADGSKEIEEAMKRVREAQSLISAAIEPGSKKDDKRKRSRSRSRSRRRRSGSRSRHRRSKSHSRRRSRSRSRRRSKSPKRRRSHSRDRSRRSRSRDRRKEEKNRKRSKTPPKSYSSARRSRSTSRKRHRRSRSASRSPKKSRSPKRKLSRSPSPRRHKKEKKKDKDRERDRDRDRKDDWDRNRDKRERSSSKKSKDKDKDRDRKSDSEKGDVKVTRDYDEEEQGYDSEHEEERERNSDAASSPQAKELRADSADDAGRGESDGHSEDQRDEDMDMSD, encoded by the exons ATGGGTGGCGTTCATCTAGGAGGCCTAGGAGGGCCAAACTTGGACCCCATGGCAGCTCTGGCCATGGCGGCACCCAATATAAACACTCAG TCTTTGTCAGCTGAGCAGCTCATGAAGCTTATGGCGTCCATAGACCCCAA GCTGAATCACTTCGCCGCGGGGCTGAGTCTGAACCCTGGACTGAAGGCAGACGGCTCGAAAGAGATCGAAGAAGCCatgaagagagtgagagaggcacAATCTCTGATCTCCGCAGCCATCGAGCCTGGAA GTAAGAAGGATGATAAACGCAAGCGCTCCAGATCCAGGTCCAGATCCAGACGCAGGAGGTCCGGGTCTCGCTCCAGACACAG GCGTTCCAAGAGTCATTCTAGACGGAGATCTCGCTCCAGGAGCAGGAGGAGGTCCAAGAGCCCTAAGAGGAGGAGATCTCATTCCAGAGATCGCAGCAGACGCTCCAGGTCCAG AGATCGGAGGAAGGAAGAGAAGAACAGGAAACGTTCAAAAACTCCACCCAAGAGCTACAGCAGCGCCAGACGCTCCCGCAGCACCAGCCG CAAACGGCACAGAAGAAGTCGCAGCGCGTCTCGGTCGCCGAAGAAGTCACGATCTCCCAAGAGGAAACTGTCCCGCTCGCCGTCTCCTcgcag acacaagaaagagaaaaagaaggaCAAAGACCGCGAGAGAGACCGTGACCGAGACAGGAAGGACGACTGGGACAGAAATCGGGACAAAAGAGAACGTTCCTCCAGCAAGAAGAGCAAAGACAAAGACAAGGACCGAGACAGGAAGTCCGACAGCGAGAAGGGAGATGTGAAG GTGACCAGGGACTACGACGAGGAGGAGCAGGGCTACGACAGCGAGCACGAGGAAGAGCGCGAGAGGAACTCAGACGCCGCCTCGTCGCCGCAAGCTAAAGAGCTTCGAGCGGACAGCGCAGACGACGCGGGCCGCGGAGAGTCAGACGGACACAGTGAAGACCAGCGAGACGAAGACATGGACATGAGCGACTGA
- the srsf11 gene encoding serine/arginine-rich splicing factor 11 isoform X1 produces the protein MTSSTSVIQVTNVSPSSTAEQMRTLFGFIGTIDELRLFPPDDSPLPVTSRVCFVKFHEPESVGVSQHLTNTVFVDRALIVVPFAEGLIPDESKALSLLAPANAVAGLLPGGGLLPTPNPVPSMGGVHLGGLGGPNLDPMAALAMAAPNINTQSLSAEQLMKLMASIDPKLNHFAAGLSLNPGLKADGSKEIEEAMKRVREAQSLISAAIEPGSKKDDKRKRSRSRSRSRRRRSGSRSRHRRSKSHSRRRSRSRSRRRSKSPKRRRSHSRDRSRRSRSRDRRKEEKNRKRSKTPPKSYSSARRSRSTSRKRHRRSRSASRSPKKSRSPKRKLSRSPSPRRHKKEKKKDKDRERDRDRDRKDDWDRNRDKRERSSSKKSKDKDKDRDRKSDSEKGDVKVTRDYDEEEQGYDSEHEEERERNSDAASSPQAKELRADSADDAGRGESDGHSEDQRDEDMDMSD, from the exons ATGACGTCCAGCACCAGTGTGATCCAGGTGACGAACGTGTCGCCGAGCAGCACCGCGGAGCAGATGCGAACCCTGTTCGGCTTCATCGGAACCATCGACGAGCTCAGACTCTTTCCTCCAGA TGATTCTCCCTTGCCTGTGACTTCACGTGTATGTTTTGTAAAGTTCCACGAGCCGGAGTCCGTCGGAGTGTCCCAGCATCTGACCAACACGGTGTTCGTGGACCGAGCCCTGATCGTCGTCCCCTTCGCCGAAG GATTGATTCCTGACGAATCCAAGGCTCTGTCACTGCTGGCTCCAGCCAATGCCGTCGCAGGATTGCTGCCAGGAGGCGGACTCCTCCCGACACCCAACCCCGTCCCATCT ATGGGTGGCGTTCATCTAGGAGGCCTAGGAGGGCCAAACTTGGACCCCATGGCAGCTCTGGCCATGGCGGCACCCAATATAAACACTCAG TCTTTGTCAGCTGAGCAGCTCATGAAGCTTATGGCGTCCATAGACCCCAA GCTGAATCACTTCGCCGCGGGGCTGAGTCTGAACCCTGGACTGAAGGCAGACGGCTCGAAAGAGATCGAAGAAGCCatgaagagagtgagagaggcacAATCTCTGATCTCCGCAGCCATCGAGCCTGGAA GTAAGAAGGATGATAAACGCAAGCGCTCCAGATCCAGGTCCAGATCCAGACGCAGGAGGTCCGGGTCTCGCTCCAGACACAG GCGTTCCAAGAGTCATTCTAGACGGAGATCTCGCTCCAGGAGCAGGAGGAGGTCCAAGAGCCCTAAGAGGAGGAGATCTCATTCCAGAGATCGCAGCAGACGCTCCAGGTCCAG AGATCGGAGGAAGGAAGAGAAGAACAGGAAACGTTCAAAAACTCCACCCAAGAGCTACAGCAGCGCCAGACGCTCCCGCAGCACCAGCCG CAAACGGCACAGAAGAAGTCGCAGCGCGTCTCGGTCGCCGAAGAAGTCACGATCTCCCAAGAGGAAACTGTCCCGCTCGCCGTCTCCTcgcag acacaagaaagagaaaaagaaggaCAAAGACCGCGAGAGAGACCGTGACCGAGACAGGAAGGACGACTGGGACAGAAATCGGGACAAAAGAGAACGTTCCTCCAGCAAGAAGAGCAAAGACAAAGACAAGGACCGAGACAGGAAGTCCGACAGCGAGAAGGGAGATGTGAAG GTGACCAGGGACTACGACGAGGAGGAGCAGGGCTACGACAGCGAGCACGAGGAAGAGCGCGAGAGGAACTCAGACGCCGCCTCGTCGCCGCAAGCTAAAGAGCTTCGAGCGGACAGCGCAGACGACGCGGGCCGCGGAGAGTCAGACGGACACAGTGAAGACCAGCGAGACGAAGACATGGACATGAGCGACTGA